A window of the Kosakonia sp. BYX6 genome harbors these coding sequences:
- the surA gene encoding peptidylprolyl isomerase SurA: MKNWKTLLLGIAMVANTSFAAPQVVDKVAAVVNNGVVLESDVDSLMHSVKANAGQAGQQLPDDATLRHQILERLIMDQIILQMGTKMGVKVTDEQLDAAIADIAKQNNMTMDQMRSRLAYDGVNFATYRNQIRQEMIISEVRNGEVRRRISVLPQEVDALAQQVGNQNDASTELNLSHILIPLSENPTSDQVNEAEAQARSIVEQARNGGDFGKLAITYSADQQALKGGQMGWGRIQELPSIFAQALSTAKKGDVIGPIRSGVGFHILKVNDLRGQTQSISVTEVHARHILLKPSPIMSDDQARAKLEQIAADIKSGKTTFANAAKEFSQDPGSANQGGDLGWASADIYDPAFRDALMKLQRGQMSGPVHSSFGWHLIEMLDSRNVDKTDAAQKDRAYRMLMNRKFSEEAATWMQEQRATAYVKILSN; encoded by the coding sequence ATGAAGAACTGGAAAACGCTGCTTCTCGGTATCGCTATGGTTGCGAATACCAGTTTTGCCGCGCCTCAGGTTGTCGATAAAGTCGCCGCCGTGGTCAATAACGGCGTCGTGCTCGAAAGTGATGTTGATAGTTTGATGCACTCCGTGAAGGCCAACGCGGGCCAGGCTGGCCAGCAATTACCTGATGACGCCACGCTGCGCCATCAGATCCTTGAACGCCTGATCATGGATCAAATCATTTTGCAGATGGGCACGAAAATGGGCGTCAAAGTGACTGACGAACAGCTCGATGCCGCCATCGCGGATATTGCGAAACAGAACAATATGACGATGGATCAAATGCGCAGCCGTCTGGCGTACGACGGGGTGAACTTCGCCACCTACCGTAACCAGATTCGCCAGGAGATGATCATCTCTGAAGTGCGCAACGGTGAAGTGCGCCGCCGCATCAGCGTTCTGCCACAGGAAGTGGACGCGCTGGCGCAGCAGGTGGGCAATCAGAACGATGCCAGCACCGAGCTGAACCTGAGCCACATCCTGATCCCGCTGTCTGAAAACCCAACGTCCGATCAGGTCAACGAAGCGGAAGCCCAGGCGCGTTCCATCGTTGAACAAGCGCGTAACGGCGGTGATTTTGGCAAACTGGCGATCACCTACTCTGCCGATCAGCAGGCGCTGAAGGGCGGCCAGATGGGCTGGGGTCGTATTCAGGAACTGCCGAGTATCTTCGCTCAGGCGCTGAGTACCGCCAAAAAAGGCGATGTGATCGGCCCTATCCGCTCCGGTGTTGGCTTCCATATTTTGAAAGTTAACGATCTGCGCGGTCAGACGCAGAGCATTTCCGTCACTGAAGTGCATGCCCGCCATATCCTGCTGAAACCGTCGCCGATCATGAGCGATGACCAGGCACGCGCTAAACTGGAACAGATTGCCGCAGACATTAAGAGTGGCAAAACCACGTTCGCTAACGCCGCGAAAGAGTTCTCCCAGGATCCGGGTTCTGCAAATCAGGGCGGCGATCTGGGTTGGGCGTCAGCGGATATTTACGATCCGGCATTCCGCGATGCGTTAATGAAGCTGCAACGCGGCCAGATGAGCGGCCCGGTGCACTCCTCTTTCGGCTGGCACCTGATCGAAATGCTCGACAGCCGCAACGTCGACAAAACCGACGCCGCACAGAAAGATCGCGCATATCGCATGCTGATGAACCGCAAATTCTCTGAAGAAGCGGCAACCTGGATGCAGGAACAACGCGCCACTGCTTACGTCAAAATTCTGAGCAATTAA